From the Drosophila willistoni isolate 14030-0811.24 chromosome 2L unlocalized genomic scaffold, UCI_dwil_1.1 Seg168, whole genome shotgun sequence genome, the window AAATTGTAACACCTGCAGAAAGGCAAGAGGCGAAGGTGAACCAGCTAGGTGGAAAATTCGCGGTCAGCTTTGAGGCAATTTACTAGATGAACAGGTTGAACGGAAGACTTCATCAATTGCAATTTCTCCAGCTTGGATTACATAAGTCAAGCCATTGAAAATGCAACAAGTTACGCATTAAAttaactctctctctccctttctttctctctctctctctctgtctgtctagCATGCGGGAACGCAGTCAAACCACACCACGTCGGCGACGAGCCGGTCCCAAACAGGCCCTGCCCCCTGCCACACGTTCCTCACGCAGCAGCCACGAGAGTGGCATTCGAGTTGGAGAGCTGGAGTCGCCATACTATTCGATCGATAATACCGAAGATATCTATGGGACCACTTTGCTGCCATCGCAGCGTTGCTATGTGGATCCCTGGGATCTGGAGAATTATGATTATGTGCGCAAGAAAATTGACGATGTGACCACAGTGGGGGGACTGAATGTTGCGGAAACAGACGACTACGGTCACACCCTGACCACATCCAGgccgacagcagcaacagcagcagcagcagcaggaacagGAACATCTTATGGTTATGGTATGTCAGCCACCATGCcacgcccacacacacaaacacgtCGAGTATCGCGTACCCAATGCCAACTGGAGTGCTGTATGCCCAGGAGTGGACTGAATGGCTATCACCGCAAAGAGCCCGTGTACACAGCCCGCAGTGAGATCTATGGGGCCCCCAGTCGATATGATGACTATATGGCCACCATGACCAGGCAACTACACTTGGACGATGAGGATGACTACGAGCATGGAGAGGTGGACGAAGAACGGGAACGCGATCAACAGGACTTGTATAGGGAAGAGCAACGTCAGCTTTATAATGGCTATGGAGGTAATATCAATTGCACTCAAGTCTTAGTTGCCATTCCTAAGAACTGTTTCTCTATTTCTAGGATTCTCCAGTGCCAGTTCCACCGAACAGCACTCTTCCATTGGTGGTGGTAGCTCATCACCTCTGCCAAGACGTGCGGCCACCCTGCATCGCTTCTCTGGCCCCAGTCAGAAGatcaacaccaacagcaacagcctCTATGGCTATGGCACTGCCCCACATCCCAGACGCAAACGAAGTGGTCCCGGCaaaaactcatctgtaccaCAGATTGATTTCCCAGCTCCACCGCCTTTATCGCCCGCCAATGATTATTGCAATCCCTATGCTACATTGCCTTATTGCAGCATACCGGATTGCAATGAGTGCCAGTACCATGCCACATCATTGATTTACGCCGCTCCCTCGACACTCTACGGTACGTTGGGCGGCGGACGGGCCAAGTCTCAATCGCCGCAATCTCAGATTGATTCAGGCGATTCATCGCTCTATTCCGGAATTTATTCACGTAAATTTGGTTTGAGCAAAAAGGGTCTACTACAGATTGATTACTCCTGCAGTTGGACAGACTTGGATCGCGTAATGGGGCGCCAATATTAAATggagagggagggagagagagcaAACCTTGTAGGGGTGATGGGGTTTAGGCTTAAATTGCAACTAAACTTAAAGCAAGACGGCTAATAGCCAGTTATATATTATCATACATGCATATGTCATCTACAACATTTGTACTTAAGTCATTTCATACAATCAACAATACGAGAAGAacaaaaagaaccaaatatttaaacaatttttgtctTACAATTAGCATTCGTAGTCTATGTCTATTTTTCTatgtcaaaaacaaaaaaaaaagtctttaaataaaactttgaTAAGcatcaaaaatcaaaatgtagAATCAAGTATATTCAATAGACCATAAAAACTGAAGAGTTCCTGAGAATTTGAGCAATTCAAACGAATGAGGACATCTTGACTACACTACTAAAGACAAAAGTTGCTCCTTTTTGAGTgaggaaaaaacttttttgtaGATAAAACTTGTAATTACCCAATATGTGACACTGTTTTGTTAGCAGAACATAATGTGACtttgaaatctaattgactTTTAAGTGATGGTCAATTTGTCCACATAGAACTTTCGAAAAAGTGCTTTGACTCCAAAATgatattatttttgtattctccAAGAACAACTAAAACATAACAACTAAAACATGACCTATCCTTCTTGAGTAGGATATAATCACGCATTTTATACTCATGGATGGATAGATAGGAATGAAAAATAGGGAAACTTTGCCctttaaagtatgcaataggtttgaaaaatgttattatttttaacaaatttataagtttgtttaaaatatagtgtaacttaaacttattctaattgaatagggattccgggcgaaggaaaaataacccaatcttcattcgttgaattcaaaatatgaactgattttatttacaaaagtacggagtttatatgggaaatcttaggctctaggaggta encodes:
- the LOC6643437 gene encoding uncharacterized protein LOC6643437; its protein translation is MRERSQTTPRRRRAGPKQALPPATRSSRSSHESGIRVGELESPYYSIDNTEDIYGTTLLPSQRCYVDPWDLENYDYVRKKIDDVTTVGGLNVAETDDYGHTLTTSRPTAATAAAAAGTGTSYGYGMSATMPRPHTQTRRVSRTQCQLECCMPRSGLNGYHRKEPVYTARSEIYGAPSRYDDYMATMTRQLHLDDEDDYEHGEVDEERERDQQDLYREEQRQLYNGYGGFSSASSTEQHSSIGGGSSSPLPRRAATLHRFSGPSQKINTNSNSLYGYGTAPHPRRKRSGPGKNSSVPQIDFPAPPPLSPANDYCNPYATLPYCSIPDCNECQYHATSLIYAAPSTLYGTLGGGRAKSQSPQSQIDSGDSSLYSGIYSRKFGLSKKGLLQIDYSCSWTDLDRVMGRQY